Within Montipora foliosa isolate CH-2021 chromosome 3, ASM3666993v2, whole genome shotgun sequence, the genomic segment ATGACCCCAAATCCTAAAACACGGAACCCCAGAAAACGACCCCAAATCCTAAAACACGGAAAGtgaaagtgatgatgatgtcCATGATGTCCACCTCATGCATTTACGTAGCGAGTTTGGTGTATAAAACATATGGTGGTCCGGCCTTCACGCGCAACAGTGGGTTGGATGAAATAGTTACTTTTAGGGCCAAAGCTCAGCTCAGATCGCTTTAAGGAAGTGAAAAGGGACTCCTGTTTCAAACGCCTCCAAGTGTTTGAATTCTTTAGGTAAACAGTTGTAGTGTTTTTGTTTCCTAAAATGAATTCATTGTCCTCAAGATTTTGTGACGAAACCTGTATCAAATGGCTTGGTTGATATTGACAGTTCCCGTTAATATTAGTTACCGCTAATATCATTTTCAGTTGATGTTAGCTCGATATGATTTTAATTAATCAGTAATGATGACTTTTGCTGAACCTATGCTTTTGATAATTCGAAAAAGAGGCGTGATAGATTGGCTAATGGACGATTAAGTGATAACATTTAAAGAAAAACCAGAACCTCAAACCATGGAAATTAAAAAGTTGTATTGCTTGCCCTTTGAGATCAGTTTTGTGCGGGGTTATAATAATGTTGACCCGCAAAGACTGGATGAGCGACTTATTAATAGCCATTAAGTAacacaaaattatttgaaattaagaacaaaataaaagaatattacATGCAATACCTCTAAGTAATAgtaagttatttttttctttggtgattttgcCAGAATGGAATGTGTGGGAATTTGTTGCTGGGCAGCAATTTGTGCAGTTTCAGGAAGCCCCGTCCAATTTAAAAGCATGCAAATGTAAAAAAAGTCAAGCAGTCGCCACTAAATTATCTAATTCTGGCAATGGATGAAAAAGTAACTGTGGTCAGCTTGATGCATCATCTTCGAGTTATCTCTTACAAGCTGAATATCCACAAATGCTGAACGAGAATAAGTTTTCAGCAGTTGGAATATTGAGGACAGCAATGTATCTGCAACAACtacaataatttcttttttttttcgcttcctAGTTACATTTTATACGCTTTCCAGTTTATGCATTCCACCTTTCAGGATTTGCGACGATATTCCCGTGTTCCGTGCCGTTTACCATTTGGGGTGTTCCCTTCTGCATGTAGCATCGTGGTGTGTGGTCGTAACTGAagctaaagcctggttttcactagcgacgcaagcacaagcgcaagcgcAAGTGCAAGcacaagagcgcttatttcaccgttaTTTTTCCTTCcacttgtgcttgcgcttatgcttgcgtttgCTTGCGTTGCATGAAAACAGAGCACAGCATTAGCAGAACACAAGCGTTGTGTTTTGTCCAATGGCAaacactcgttccagattcccctcCTAGTGCAGGTTTTCGCAAGGCAACAAAATGGCAGAACGCAGAAGCTTGAGCTTTGACGAAACGTTTGCAGAAGTGGTACCCAACTACCGTGTACTGTATGACAAGGAATGCAAAGATTtcaaggacaaaaacaaaaaattacgAGCCTGGGAAAAAGTGGCGAACGAAATGGGAATGACGAAAGGTAAAGTTCAGTGACAAAGTTGTTGCTCAATTTAAGCTTAAGCCTATGTATTATTACTATAATAGCTACCGCAAGTGGAGCACCGTATACAGTTacatcttgaaaatgatcttCTTTTGTGAGTTTAGTTATCTTAATTACCATCATAGTAAGAGAAAAAAGCTTGCTCAAATATGAGCAGTGTGGTGTGATTCAAAGCCCACTGAATTTTATATGTCAAGCACacaaaaacatatatatatataccttctTGAGCTGGCATAATCATGTCCAGGTATGCAAACAGCCTTTTCACCACCCACCATGAGCAAACTTTGTTCACTCCGCAGATGATGCACAAACATATTTCAGAAACATGAGGAACAAATATAGCCGGGACAAAAAGAAACTTGGTAAAGCTAAGGTATCAGGAGCAGGCCAGGATGATGTGACAGAAGTAAAGAAAGATTTGTCTGGAATGTATCCATACTTGCAGTGGTTAGAACCATACATTGTTGaacgaaaaacaaaatcaaattttggaGGTTTTGCGGCAGACACTGAATGTTGTGAAATATCTGATTCTGACAATGAAAGCAGTGCAAGCATGTCTCGAAGCATTACTCCAGATGGGGGACTTTCAAGTGATGCTTCCCAGCCTGAGTTGGTGCAGTCTAGCATGCCCAAAGCACAAAAGGCATCATGGAAGTTccataaacaaacaaataagtcaaagaaaaagaaacctgGCTGTGAAGAGGCAGAACTTGAACTTATTCAATCACTTGGGGCTAGCATTGCAAAACAAGGCCAAGTTGTGGAGAAAGAAAAAGATGAAGATGACATCTTTGGTACTTTAATTGCTTCACAACTTCGGCAGCTTCCTCCTGATAAGAAGATATGGGTCAAGATGCAAATCTCAAATATGGTGTATGAGCAAATGATGCACTCAATTGGTGGAGTTTCCCAATACCAAACGTACCCTTCTTACCATGCAGAAACATCAGGCAACCCATTTCGTGATCCCAAGGCTCCATTTGGTCCCTTTTCATAGAACTAATAAAGGACACTAAAAATGATTGGTTTCTTATCCTGCATATCTCTGTCTCCATGTTATGGGAGACAAAGTGGGTGTGTTTCTTATGCTATTTGACATGATAAAGCTAAATAGCTCTATTTTGTTTAGGTAAAAATAGTGTTGCATTGCCAAGGTGATGGCAGATTTCAAGCAGGGTTTAAAATCTTCTTTGATATCTTTACAAGAGCAGTGTTATCATCACCTCAGTCTGGGTCATATTCTCTGTCCTTGAAGCTTAACAATGTTTGTTAATATTTTAATATTGCTACAATTTATCTCAcaggggtaaaaaaaaaaatattcaaggGGGAGTTTTCCAGGTTGAAGTTTGTATGATgttaagaatatttttttttaggaaaatAGTGTGGTTGCTTGTACAATTTCACCTGATGCCAGGTTTGTAGAATGTTTTCAAAAGTAGATCTATGTGAAGGtgccctaattttttttttctttctaggAGCATAATTTTATTTCCCTCTGTTACCTACCTTAAGTACAGTAAATCCAATTACAGTTGAAGCAGCTCAAGTGTAGCCCCCATGATTCTATTAATGACTGGAATATTTGAAATTTGAGTACAAAAATAGTTTTGAAACAAGACAGTTGTGTGAGAAATACAGGATTGCATTACAAGCGACCATTGGCAACTCAAGCGGTTGTAATAAATAAAGTATTGCCAATTCAAATCACTGAATTAAATTTCTGTTACAAATGTTGAGCTTTAGTTTAATTTACAGTATCAAGAGTCTCAAATCAGCTCCATTTTACGTTTATAACCACTTAGCTTGTCCACCACCACTTGTAACCTAACACTGCCTTGCTCACAAGGGTGATGTTCTGAGACAATGCATTCAAATCTCAAATGATAGATCATTAATAGAATCTGTGGGGGTATGCTTGACCTGGGTTGGCTCTAAACGGTAACCAAGGtgaaggaaaaattaatagaaaccCATGTTTTGCCACAAAGACCTTGACTTTCAGGACAAGcactttttgttatttttcattgCTAAATGTCGACACAAGCCTGTACAAGAGGCcaattgtaacaaaaaaaattgctgtATTCAAGAATGATGTATGATAAATGTTGTGTTCCTGGACTATACTTGTATGTACAGTATTTTTGTTACCATAAATACCAAAACGTATAGTATAGTGTTACTTTACTTGTACTGCTAGTAACGTAAAGGTATAAACTAAGTTGCAAGTGGACCAGTACTTCTCACGTGTGCCCACTGCCATGACACTGCACCTTGCTCGGAATTCAGGAAATCAGTCAATGCCTTCCGGATCTGAATTGCATTAAGGATATAGCGGGAACCTCTCACCCTATTAACCCATCTAGGGCTCCTCTATCTGTAGTAGATACCA encodes:
- the LOC137994889 gene encoding uncharacterized protein, which encodes MAERRSLSFDETFAEVVPNYRVLYDKECKDFKDKNKKLRAWEKVANEMGMTKDDAQTYFRNMRNKYSRDKKKLGKAKVSGAGQDDVTEVKKDLSGMYPYLQWLEPYIVERKTKSNFGGFAADTECCEISDSDNESSASMSRSITPDGGLSSDASQPELVQSSMPKAQKASWKFHKQTNKSKKKKPGCEEAELELIQSLGASIAKQGQVVEKEKDEDDIFGTLIASQLRQLPPDKKIWVKMQISNMVYEQMMHSIGGVSQYQTYPSYHAETSGNPFRDPKAPFGPFS